Within the Opitutaceae bacterium TAV5 genome, the region CGGAGGTCGCGATTCGTTGCAGGAGAGACGCTGTCCGGGGAAAAATGAAGGGACAATGCCGGCGGAGTTTTATTGTAAAAATCATGAGAACAGGCTCGGCTGCCTTTCGTCATGAACAACGGGAAACAGTCGGCCGGAAATGGCGGTGGCAGCGAGGAGAGCGCGGGGCCGCGGATCGCGTTGAAGGAGGTGGCGGAGGCGGCGGGAGTCTCGCGCATGACGGTATCGCTGGCGTTGCGCAATCATCCCGCTCTCGCCGCGGCCACCGGCGAACGGATACGGACAATCGCGGCGCGGCTCGGTTATCAGCCGGATCCCGAAGTGGGACGCGTCATGGCGCAAATCCGCGCGCGGCGGCGTGTGCATCGTCCCGCAACGGTCGCCTACCTGACGGCGCATGCCACACGCCAGGGATGGAAAAAATTCCCCACGCAGGTTGCCTATCGGGAGGGAGCCGCGCGGCGGGCGGAAGCATGCGGATACAAGCTCGAGGAGTTCTGGCTCAACGAGCCGGGCATGAGCGAAAGACGTCTGGGCGATGTGATTCGCAACCGGGGCATCAACGGGGTGATCGTCGCTCCGCTGCCTGTTTCCCGGATGATGTTTCAGGATTTCCCGTGGGAGTGGTTTTCCGCCGTGGAACTGGGCTATTCACTGCCGTCGCCTGCCTTGTCGCGCGCGTGCAGTCATCAGTTTCAGTCCATGCAATTGCTGGTCGAACAGCTCCGCAAGCAGGGCTATCGGCGCATCGGTTTTGCGATGGAGGAGGACCAGGATTCCCGGGTGCGGCATAACTGGCGTGGCGGCTATCTGTCCGCTTGCAGCCTGTTTCGGGATCTTGAGCAGGTTCCGATGCTGCTGGATGCAGACTGGACACGCGAACGGTTTGGCAAATGGCGGGCAACGCATCGGCCCGACGTCATTCTGACCACCGGCCCCGAGGTGCTGGAATGGATACCGCGCGATGCCAGAAGCAACGCACCCGAGGTAGCGGTGAGCCTGGTTAACATGGACTCGGTTCCTGCCCATGACAGGATGTGGGTTTCCGGCATCGATCAGAACTCGACGCAGGTCGGCGCGGCCGGGGTGGATTTGTTGATTTCGCTGATGAACTCCAACGAGCGCGGCATCCCGCGGGTGCCGCGCATTCTGATGGTCGAGGGAGAATTCATTCAGGCGAAACGCGTGTGTGCATAGATGTAAATAGCCATCGATGGTGCGAAGTTTCCCTTCGGGCGAGAATAGTTGTAGCGGGGAAAATCGTCGTACGGTTAACGCAGGACGAGTTCGGCCTCGTGCCAGTCCGGTTCGGGCAGGGCTAGGGAACCTGTCGCATCGAAGGGTGCGGGCAGGGTCTTGCCCGCCTCCGAACGCGGACGGGTGATCGTGAACGTCCATTTTGCTCCGCCGGAAGGCGCCGCGATCCCGGCGAGGCGGATGGCGGGCGCGTTGTCGGTTTCCTTGCCGTCGGCGGCGATGGCGGTGCGGCTGATCACGAGTCGTGTGGCTTCGGATACCGGTTTGCCCTCGTCGTCGGCAACGACGATGACCGTGGCGAAGCTGCCATCGGCAGCGGCGAGGGAAAGGTGCTTCAGGCCGGTCGGCGCCTTGCCGTCGAGGAAGCCGCTGAAACTTTCGGTCTGCGGAGCGGCGACGGTCAGTTGCTTGCGGGTTACATCCTTGACGATCTCGCCCGTGTCGGAAACGAGCGGCGAGGTCGCGGCGGCGGCCATCCAGGGGGCTGCCGGCTGCGAATCGGGAACGGGACCGTAGGCGCGGCGGATGGCGTGAATGTCCTGCCAGCCGGGTTTATAGTCGTATTTGCCGCGCATCAGGTCGTTGTACCCGCCGGCATGGAAAGGGGCGTCCGTCCAGAGGGTGACGGGGGTGCGGCTGGCGGCGACGAGGCCGCGCCGGTAGATCATTCCGGCGGTGCGCATGTGGTCGAGCATCATGCCGTCGGCGACCATGCCGCCGAGGTTCGAGCGGCGCCGCTCATAGACGGCCCAGCCGTCGTCGCCGATGCGGGATTCCTCGCCATGGATCCAGGCGAACCATACCAGGCCCGACCAGTCGTGCAGCGAACCGTAGGCCGCCGACGCCAGCGGCAGCATCGTCCGGTGCGGTGATTGCACAAAAATGTTTTTCTCGCCCTCGGCCTGGTTGAGTTCGCCGATAAAGTAGGGCTTGCCGGCGAGGGCGCTGCGGGCGGCGAGGTGGAAGCCGTCGTCGATTTCCCGCACGACGAGCGGATCGATGTAGGCGTGGTGTTCGACGAAATCGGCTTTGCGGGCGTGCATATCCGCCGTGGAATCGCCGCGCCACAAATTCGAGAACGTCATGGGCGCGGTGCAGCCGGTGGAGCGCACGGCGGCGCGAATGCGTTCGAAATACACCTCGTCGAGCGCGGTGAGAAAGGCGGATCGCGCCTGGATGATCTTGTCCGTGCGGGGAGTATACAGGTCGCTCTCGACAGCGTCCGCCACGCCCGCCGCGGCGGCGTGTTCGAGCCAGCGTGTTTCGAGGCGCGTTTGCCAGTAGGCGGGCATTTTGTGGCCGCAGATGATCGCGTATTCGATGGAATGCTCGTTAACCACTTCGATGCTGAGCACCTGCGGATCGCCCGCGTAATCACGTCCTGAGTACGGATTTTTGTGCACAAGCAGGTTTTTGATGAATTCCTCGGTGAGAAGTGCCGCGCGCTCGTCGATGACGGGGAGCAATTTCCATTCGTCAAACGCTTGCGACCAGTGACGTCTGCGCAGCTCTTCGATGGCCGCGCTCCAGGCCGCGTTGTCAGCGGCGTCGGCTGTGGAGAGGATGTCCGCATCGCCTGGCAGGAACGAGCGCGTGAAGTGTGCGGAGAGCGCGAGGTAAATCCCATTGCGGCGTAGCGCGGCGTTCATGGCGTCGAAACGGTCAAGCGCGGTCGGCTCGAACGTCCGTGAATTGTTTTCGTAAGTGACAAGCGCGCCGCTGGGCAGGTCGGGGTTCCAGTCGAGGCTGCGGCGCAAATTGTGGTGCGGCCGCGCCAGGTTCACGCCGAGCGAGCGCAAATTCCGCGCCACGGCCTCCGCCTTTTCCGGCGTTTCGGGGTAAAACGAAACCAGATTAACTCCCCAGAATTTCACCTCTTTGCCGTCGGGAGAAACGTAGTTTTGTCCGGCGATTTTTAGCGGCACAATCGGATCGGTCTCCGCCGAAATGTCGCTGGTGGCGGCGGCGAGTGCGGAAGCACAAAGCGTCACTGCGAATAAGGAGGATACGAGAGGTCGTTTGTTAATCGGGTTTTCCATCGTCGTTTTTCGTCTTGAATTGTCCGGGACGCCGAAGTCGCAACCGGAGGGAGAAGGGGATGCGGGAACCTGGCGGGGCGGGACGGATCGGGAATTTCTGTTTTGTATCTTGTCTGGTATTACAAAAATGAAGGAGAGACGCCTGTGGCCCTCGAGCTACACGGCCAGGATGGCCGTGCCACATCATGGGCTGGAAGCCCATGCCACTTTAAATGCCGGGCTTTACGGCACGCTGGCGGCGGGGGCGATGGTGACATCATAGACGCCAGCCTGACGGCCTTCGGGCACCCAGGCACCGCCACGGGTTTTCCAGTCGCCGAGTTTTCCGGTGAATTGTCCGTCGGGCACGAGGTTGGTGCTGCCACCTGCGGGAGTGATGGCAACATCGGCGATCCAGATTTTTACGGCGTCGGCATTGCCGAAGTTAAAGGTCAGGCGGGAGGCGTTGGGGATCGCTCCGGCTCCACGAAAGGGCAGGGTGTGGAGTTCCCAGGTGGTGCCGATCTCGATGTTTTCGCGTACTCCGAAGAAGGCCCAGGGGGGCTGGCTGTTTTTTGTCGATACGGCAAGGCGTGTCGGAGCGGAGGCCTTGGCCCAAAAGGTGACCGTGTAGTTTGCGGAAGGGTCCAGGTTGATACCGTCGTAAAAGAGTTGGTGGCGGTAGGGCTTTTCGGGTTCCTCGACGAGGCGGTCGAGTTGCACGGCATTGCCGGCGGGGGCATTGCTATTGGTAACGGCAGTGGCGGCCGGAGAGGCGGGAGGAGTCGTCGTGGTGGGGGCGGACGCGGCTGCGCCGTCGGCGGCGGGAACAAGGGTGACTTCGTAAACGCCGGCCTGCGTGCCGTCGGGCACCCAGGCGCCGCCGCGGGTGCGCCAGTCACCGAGTTTTTTCGTGAACTGACCGTCGGGAAGCACGTTAGCGCCGCCCCCGGCGGGGGTGATGGCGACATCGGCGATCCAGATTTTTACGGCGTCGGCATTGCCGAAGTTAAAGGTCAGGCGGGAGGCATTGGGGATGGCTCCGGCACCACGAAAGGGGAGCGTGTGGAGTTCCCAGGTGGTGCCGATTTCGATGTTTTCGCGCACTCCGAAGAATGCCCACGGCGGCTGGCTGTTTTTTGTCGATACGGCGAGGCGTGTCGGGGCGGAAGCCTTGGCCCGGAAAGTGACGTTGTAACTGGTGGCGGGGTCGATATCGAGGCCGTCGTAAAAGAGTTGGTGGCGGTAGGGTTTTTCGGGTTCGTCGACGAGGCGGTTGAGTTGCGCGGCGTTGCCGGCGGGACCGGTCTGCGCGAAGGCGGGGGCGGCGACGGTGATCGCCAGGACGAGGGCCGTCGTCAGGCGGGCAAATACGGTGGTGCGATTTTTCATGGTGAGATGCTTACGGGGAAAGGATGAGGCGGGGTGGAGAAACGAAGGCGGGAGCGGCGGGGATACTGGATTTTTGCCCCCCGTGTCTTTTGACGGACAGGGGGGGGCGGGGGGGACGCATGGGGAGGAGAGGCGGATCAAGCGCGAGGGCGGGAGCGGCGGAGGGCGGCAAACGCGATGGCGGCTGCCCCGAAGAGGATGGCAAACGTGGAGGGTTCGGGGACGGCATAGGTTGTGTAGTCGATAAACAACTGCGGCCTCTGCCCGAGATTGGCACGGTATTCGTTGTGCACCTGGGAAACAAAAGAACCCGGATCAGTCGTGCCATTGGTTCCGGTGTTGAGCGTATAGATAGCAAAGCCGTAGTTGATCAGTTCTCCGCTAATCCACGCTTGTACGATACTGGTGACATCAAAGGTGAACTGCGTTCCCGAGGTGAACGAGGCGATAGTCGCGCTGACAGCTCTGCTGGTGTCGATGGCGGGCAGGGGCGCGTCGGCACCTGATGCGGACGCAGGCTGAGTCCAGTCCGCGATAATCGGCGCGACATAAAAAGTGCCTCCGGTGGTCGCGCTTTGTCCCGGCGTCAGGCGAAGCTCCGCACTGTTGATGAGCGTTTCCGTCCCGGCGGTGTTTGCGATGGTGCCGATGCCCAGCCCACTGCTGTCATTGAACCGCCACAGGGTGGTGGTATTGTAGTTGGCCGCAAAGCTGGCACCAAAGCGGTAATATGTGGTGGAGCCGTCCCATGCCGCACCGGTCAGATTACCGCCGATACCAGTGACGGTGCCCTGGTAGGTTCCGGTCGTCTCGCCGATCGTGACGTTACGGCCATTTTCCAGCAACAGGGTGCCCGAATTGAGGATGGTTTGAGCGTTGGCGTTGGTCGGCCAGAGACTGACGGCGAGCAAGGCGAGGAGGCCTGCGAGGGTTTTGGGTGTTTTCATGATAGTATCAGGATTTGGCGGTTTCGGGTTATCTGGCGGTCATGGGATTCGACGAGGTCAGGAACGGGGGAGGGGAAATGGGGTGAACGGGAGAGCCGGGAGTGTCAGGCGGAAGAGGACCCGCAGGACTGGCGGACAATCAACCGGCAGGGCAGGCGTTCGTGAAGGACGGGCAGCGGCTCTTCGCGCAGGCACTGGACGAGCAATTCGACGGCGCGGGTGCCGAGCGCCCTGAGAGGCTGGTGCATGGTGGTGAGCGGCGGATCCGATCTTGCCGCCTGCGGGAGATCGTCGAAGCCGGTGACCGCCACATCGCGCGGCACGCTCCAGCCGCGTTCTTCACAGCGCCGGATGACATTGAGCGCGATCAGATCATGCAGGCATACGATCGCTTCCGGGCGCTTGCGCATGGCCATAAAGACATCGACTTCCTGGATGCCCTGCCGCGCGGGATCGCGGCTGCCGACTTCAAGAAAATACTCCGGCGGGATTTCCAGTCCGTGCTCCGCCATCGCCCGCCGGAAACCGTCTTCGCGTTCCTGGACAACCTCGACGCGGTAACTCGTGAGGAAGGCGATGCGACGGTAGCCGCGGGCAATCAGATGGCTGGTGAGCGTGTACATCGCCTCGCGGTTCTGGCTGCATACGCTGGGAACGTCGTCGCTGCCCGAATACCCGTCGGCCATGATCACTTTCTGGCCGGTGCGCACCAAGGCGCGAATGACCTGTTCGGTGGAGACATCCGGGGCGGGAGTCTGGAGCGGCACGACGATCGTGCCGGCGACCTTGTGTTCGTTGAGCATGATCGCCTGCGAGAGCGCGGCCTGTTCCTCGTTCTGCGAGTTGGCGAGGAGAAGCTGGTAGCCGAGTTTCGAGGCGGCCTGGCGCGCGCCCTGGGTCAGCAGGTCGTAGGCGCCGGAAACGTTGGCGGCCTGGCAGAGGAGCAGCGCGAGCAGCTTTTTCTGCACGGGAGAACGGCGGATGTTCACAAACGTGCCGCGTCCGCGATAACGCACGAGCAGCCCTTCGTTGACGAGATCGGCGATGGCCTTGCGCACGGTGGTGCGCGAGAGATTGATCTCGCGGCACAGTTCGAGCTCGGGCTGGAGTTGCTCGCCATGCCCGACCTCGCCGCTCAGGACCTTGCGGCGCAGCATGTTTTTGGCCGCCTGATAGCGGGTGGCCTCGTCGATATTCCGGAGTTCGGTGGATGGATCCATGATCATCAACAAATCCTCCGGTCCGGGCCATGCAGGCAATCTTCCGTCGGGCGGTGAATCGCGGACAGAGCTTTCGAGCAGTGTGAAAAGGAGAGCGACGGGCAGAAACAGCCGGGCCAGGCGGAGTCGACGAGTGCAGGGATTTCGGGGAAAACTGGCATGGAAAAACGGGAACGATCCTCAAGTTGTCTTAAAAAGATACATTTGCCAAGAACAATCGAAAAAATCCTGCAAACAATCATTGCGAGAGGGAGACGCTGACGGTGGCTCCGGGCACGGCCCACCGGCTGGGCAAGCCGGTGTCTGCGGCGCATCATTTTTCCTTGTCGGCATCGGAATTGGTAGCGTCCTGGCTGATACGCAAGACGTTGCACCGTTACCTGGTTCGCGCGCGGAAACCGGTCAGCAGTGTCATGAAATAGCGATTACATCGCCGGTCACAGCATGGCGTGCTGGTGGGCCCGGCGGTAGCGCAGCGGCGTTTGGCCATGGGCGGCGCGGAACAGATCGTAAAAATGGGCCAGATTGCCGAATCCGCATTCGAGTGCGATTTCCGTCACCGGTTTCTCGCCGAGCCGCAACTCCCGCGCCGCATGTCCGATTCGTATCCGGTTGACCAGTTCGGTCGGGCTTTGGCCAAGCAGGGCGCGGCAGGTGCGCGCCACATGCTCGGGTCCGCGGCCCGCCAGTTTTACGAATGCCGGAACGCCTCGCGCGAAGTTTTCCGGACGTCCGATTTCCGTACAGGCATGCGCCAGCCAGTCGGGGAGGGGAGCGGAGAAAGGCGCGATATCATCGCGAGCCGTCGCCGGTCTCGCCATCATCAAGGGATCGGCGGCGCGGGAGGAGAGTTGCAAGGCGATTCCGAGCAGGAAAAATTCGACCGGCAGCCGGCGCCGTCCCCCGTCTGCAAGATGCCGCACTTCCTCGCGAAACCATTCGGCCTGTGTCGGGGAAAGCTGCCAGCGAACGGGCAATTTGTCATGTGCAGGAAACAGCATGGAGATTTCCGGAGTGCGGCGGGAAAGATCGCGGAGCAGGGCTGGAGAAAAGGCCAGATTGATCAGGACGAATCCCTCGTCGTTCCGCTCGTTTCGGGTCTCCAGACGATGGCAATCCTTTGCACGCACGAAAACGAGATCACCGTGGAATAGTTTTTTATTCTGTCCGTTGATCTCGTGAAGTCCCGAACCCTCTTCCACGAAGAAGAGTTCAGGAAAATCGTGAGTGTGCATTTTCGAGAGGCGGCCTGAAAAAAACCGGATTCTTGCGAGGTGAAACCAGTCACTGGCCCCGACAAGGTCGCTCCATCGTTTGCGCTCGATCATATCAATGGAGCATAAAATTAAGTCAACGGACGGAAAGACAAAACCGCCGTATTCGGGCATGCTTTGCGAACGTATCCGCCATCCCCATGAACCCGCCCGCCGATCCGTCCGTTTACGACATGAGTGCCGACAGTCCGCAAGACTCGTCCGGCAGTCCGTCAACCGGCGAAGGACGGGATGATCGGGGAACCTGCCGGTCTCAGGAAACGGCCGCAAGCATCCCATGAGCCTCCTCGTCACAGGAAATACCGTTGTCGATATCGTGTTTCCCGGCGTGAAGCGATTGCCGGAGTGGCCACGGCACACCGAATCGACGCCGGACAATCTCGTCCTGTTGTCCCGGGCGCCGATCATGACGCTCGGGGGCAATGGCGCCAACGCGGCCTGGGTCGCGGCGCGTTGTGGCGCCCGTGTTGAACTGCATACCCGGATCGGTCCGGATGCCGCCGGCCGGCTTGCCCGTTCCTGGCTTGACGAGGCAGGCTGCGAGGTACGCGTGGCAGGCGGTTCCAGGACGGCCGGGGCGTCGACGGCCGTCAATGTCACCGCCGCCAATGTGCGGCATGGGCGCGCAACGTTTTTTCATCCGGGCCAGCCCGTGGCGATGCCATCCGGCCTGGCGACGTGGCAGGAAATGCCTTCGTGGATACTGGTTTGCGGCTTTCCGCATCCTCCGCTCCCGTCGATCGCACGGGGCTTTCGCGGGGCCATCCGACGCGGCGCGTTTACCGCGCTGGATACCGGTCCCATTCTCGGCCGCCCTTGGACGCTGGCAAGTCTGCGACCGGTGCTGGGTTCCCTTTCGCTCCTTCTCGCGAACGAATACGAACTTGGAAAAATCGCCGGAACTGCCGACCCAGACGAAATGATCCGGCGCGTGCGGCGGGTGTTTTCCGGCCACCTTGTCGTCAAACGCGGAGCCGAAGGAGCCCGCTGGATACCCGCGTTGTCCGGCGAATGTTTCGATGTCCCCGCGCCCCGTGTGCGCGTGGTCAACACCATCGGAGCCGGCGACAGTTTTAACGGAGCCTTGCTGGCTGCGCTCGATGGCGGAGCCGGTTTTGCCGCGGCGGTGCGAACCGCGTGCGCGGTGGCCGCAAGCGTGGTGGCGTCGCCGGATGGCGTCCTCGGCATGAAGCCGCCGTGATCCTCCCCGCTCTTCCGTAACCCGACCTGCGGACTTCTGTCATCCGCCGGCACGACACCACCATCCAACGACTCCCGACATTCACTCCGACCTTCCTATGAAAATATGGCTCGCCAGCGCTGACCTGAAACTGATCGAGGAACATTTCCCTGCGGGGATTTTTTCCGGAGTCATCACCAATCCCAAAGTTGTGGCCGAGGCCGGGCGCCCGCCGCTCGAATTTTTCCGGGAAGTGTGCCGGATCGCGCCTGCCGCCTGGTATCAGTTGCGCGACGCCTCTGCCGCCGGGATGCTGAAAGAGGCCGAAACCTTTCTCGCCATCGATCCTGAAAAAATGCGGATCAAGGTGCCGGCGACACGAGCCGGGTTTGAGGTAATCGCAACCCTGTCGAAGCGTAACCATCAGGTGATGGCGACGATCGTGCCCACGGCTTCGTGGCTCGTCTTTGCGCTGGCCGCCGGAGCGCGCTTTGTCGCTCCGTACGGCGGCATGCTCCAGAAGCGGGGACTGGCGAGCAAGATGGAGGAGGTGGTCAGGATGCAACGGATCATCGACGCCCAAAAATCCGCGGCGGAGTTGTGCGTCGGCATTTACGACGTAACCGAATTTCCGGTGTATGCCGCGCAAGGCGTCCGTTCCTGCTTTGTGTGGGGTCGGGATGTCGCCTCCTTCCTGAGCCAGCCGCTGGTCGACGAAGCCGCGGCCGGTTTCCATGGCGACTGGGAAGCGTTGAGCGTTTATTGAAAACAGCCGGCCGTCGTACCGGATGGATTCCGGCACGACGGCCTCTGATTTTTCCCGGGCAGAAATGATTTGACCCTAATTGTATCTTTAAAATACATTATCGGGAGTTCACCCGTTTTCCCGAGACGAAAAAATCCTCCGTTTCCCCTTCATCGCCTGTTACCCGCCCTATGAAAACATCCTGCCGTATCCGGATCAGAGCTGACGGTTTCTGTCGTGGTTTCACGCTGGTCGAACTGCTCGTGGTCATAGCCATCATCGGCATTCTCGCCGCGATCATCATCCCCACCGTAGGCAAAGTCCGCGAGACCGCATACGCCGCGCAATGCGCCTCCAACCTTCGGCAAGTATTCAACCTCTACATGCTCTCTGTGCAAGACAACCGCGGACGTATCCCGCCGGACGGACCCACACAATGGATTGATGCCGTGGTGCAGGACTACGGAGCTGCGGGAAAATACGAACTGCGAGCCGCCTTCGGCTGCCCCGTGCAAATCAGGCTCAAACCCCTCATGGTTAAAAACGATATCGAGGTAAACAAACGCGCGCACCGCACCTACTCCATCAACCGCGACCTCACTCGCGAACTGGCCACCAACCAGCGCGTCGCCAGGGACTACAACCACTTCCAGGCCCCCTCGCGGACCGTGTGCGCCGGGGACGGCAATGACAGCGACAACGACCCCACCTACTACAACGCCCTGATCGGCACCGGGAAACCCCCCGAAACCCCCCACAACGGCAAGGCCAACATCCTCTACCTCGACGGCCACGTCGCCGCTCTCACCGACCAGACCCTCCTCAACGTCCCCAACCGGCCGACCCCCGGCACCCCCCAAGCCATGTTCTGGTTCGGCGAATAGCTGCCCTCGCGTGCCGCTTGCCAGGCCGGCAGTTCCCGTTCCTCACTCTCTACCTATCATCTCTCCCGCGTGAACCATCCATTGCCCGCCGCTTTTTCCGTCGAAACGTCTTCTCTCTTCACTCCGTGGTGCGATCCGTTGTCCGGCGTGGAGAGCTTTGTTCTCCAGCGGCGCGTGGCGCCGCTCCAGCAGTCGTTTTATTACACCAACCCCAGTTTCACCGATGATGGCCGCTACCTGTGGTTCTACTGCGGCTTCCCTCCC harbors:
- a CDS encoding LacI family transcriptional regulator; the protein is MNNGKQSAGNGGGSEESAGPRIALKEVAEAAGVSRMTVSLALRNHPALAAATGERIRTIAARLGYQPDPEVGRVMAQIRARRRVHRPATVAYLTAHATRQGWKKFPTQVAYREGAARRAEACGYKLEEFWLNEPGMSERRLGDVIRNRGINGVIVAPLPVSRMMFQDFPWEWFSAVELGYSLPSPALSRACSHQFQSMQLLVEQLRKQGYRRIGFAMEEDQDSRVRHNWRGGYLSACSLFRDLEQVPMLLDADWTRERFGKWRATHRPDVILTTGPEVLEWIPRDARSNAPEVAVSLVNMDSVPAHDRMWVSGIDQNSTQVGAAGVDLLISLMNSNERGIPRVPRILMVEGEFIQAKRVCA
- a CDS encoding transcriptional regulator, translating into MIMDPSTELRNIDEATRYQAAKNMLRRKVLSGEVGHGEQLQPELELCREINLSRTTVRKAIADLVNEGLLVRYRGRGTFVNIRRSPVQKKLLALLLCQAANVSGAYDLLTQGARQAASKLGYQLLLANSQNEEQAALSQAIMLNEHKVAGTIVVPLQTPAPDVSTEQVIRALVRTGQKVIMADGYSGSDDVPSVCSQNREAMYTLTSHLIARGYRRIAFLTSYRVEVVQEREDGFRRAMAEHGLEIPPEYFLEVGSRDPARQGIQEVDVFMAMRKRPEAIVCLHDLIALNVIRRCEERGWSVPRDVAVTGFDDLPQAARSDPPLTTMHQPLRALGTRAVELLVQCLREEPLPVLHERLPCRLIVRQSCGSSSA
- a CDS encoding AraC family transcriptional regulator, producing the protein MIERKRWSDLVGASDWFHLARIRFFSGRLSKMHTHDFPELFFVEEGSGLHEINGQNKKLFHGDLVFVRAKDCHRLETRNERNDEGFVLINLAFSPALLRDLSRRTPEISMLFPAHDKLPVRWQLSPTQAEWFREEVRHLADGGRRRLPVEFFLLGIALQLSSRAADPLMMARPATARDDIAPFSAPLPDWLAHACTEIGRPENFARGVPAFVKLAGRGPEHVARTCRALLGQSPTELVNRIRIGHAARELRLGEKPVTEIALECGFGNLAHFYDLFRAAHGQTPLRYRRAHQHAML
- a CDS encoding carbohydrate kinase, with the protein product MSLLVTGNTVVDIVFPGVKRLPEWPRHTESTPDNLVLLSRAPIMTLGGNGANAAWVAARCGARVELHTRIGPDAAGRLARSWLDEAGCEVRVAGGSRTAGASTAVNVTAANVRHGRATFFHPGQPVAMPSGLATWQEMPSWILVCGFPHPPLPSIARGFRGAIRRGAFTALDTGPILGRPWTLASLRPVLGSLSLLLANEYELGKIAGTADPDEMIRRVRRVFSGHLVVKRGAEGARWIPALSGECFDVPAPRVRVVNTIGAGDSFNGALLAALDGGAGFAAAVRTACAVAASVVASPDGVLGMKPP
- a CDS encoding transaldolase, encoding MKIWLASADLKLIEEHFPAGIFSGVITNPKVVAEAGRPPLEFFREVCRIAPAAWYQLRDASAAGMLKEAETFLAIDPEKMRIKVPATRAGFEVIATLSKRNHQVMATIVPTASWLVFALAAGARFVAPYGGMLQKRGLASKMEEVVRMQRIIDAQKSAAELCVGIYDVTEFPVYAAQGVRSCFVWGRDVASFLSQPLVDEAAAGFHGDWEALSVY